Proteins encoded in a region of the Paenibacillus pedocola genome:
- the pstB gene encoding phosphate ABC transporter ATP-binding protein PstB, with product MKSIIDIEKLDLYYESFHALKNVELQIPEKQVTAFIGPSGCGKSTLLRTLNRMNDMIPGTRIEGTVNIGGKNIYSDEVEVESLRKQVGMVFQQPNPFPKSIYDNVAYGPRLHGVRSKAELDELVEQSLRQSALWEEVKDFLKKSALSLSGGQQQRLCIARALAVQPDILLMDEATSALDPVSTLKIEELVQELRSKYTIVMVTHNMHQAARVSGRTVFFLNGVIVEAADTEMLFSNPKDSRTEDYISGRFG from the coding sequence ATGAAATCCATCATTGACATAGAGAAGCTAGATCTCTACTATGAGTCATTTCACGCACTGAAGAATGTGGAGCTGCAAATCCCGGAGAAACAGGTGACCGCGTTTATCGGGCCTTCCGGCTGCGGTAAATCCACCCTGCTGCGTACCCTAAACCGAATGAATGACATGATCCCCGGAACACGAATCGAAGGAACAGTAAACATCGGCGGCAAAAATATTTATAGCGACGAAGTGGAAGTGGAAAGCCTGCGCAAGCAGGTCGGCATGGTATTCCAGCAGCCGAATCCTTTTCCTAAGTCGATTTATGACAATGTAGCCTATGGCCCGCGTCTGCACGGCGTCCGCTCCAAAGCGGAACTCGACGAGCTCGTGGAGCAGAGCTTGCGCCAATCCGCCCTCTGGGAGGAAGTTAAGGATTTCCTGAAGAAGTCTGCGCTCAGCTTGTCCGGCGGACAACAGCAGCGGCTCTGTATTGCCAGAGCACTTGCGGTGCAGCCGGATATTCTGCTGATGGATGAGGCAACTTCTGCCCTGGACCCGGTCTCCACGCTTAAGATTGAGGAGCTGGTACAGGAATTGCGGAGTAAGTACACGATTGTAATGGTCACGCACAACATGCATCAGGCGGCCCGTGTGTCGGGACGTACCGTGTTTTTCCTGAATGGTGTCATCGTTGAGGCGGCGGATACGGAGATGCTGTTCTCCAATCCGAAGGACTCCCGCACTGAAGATTATATATCCGGACGCTTCGGCTAA
- the phoU gene encoding phosphate signaling complex protein PhoU, whose translation MIRRKEFDKDLEELRTLLQQMGEHVIDALEGAVVALQTQDIERAQDIVKADLRLNAMEDKIMDIGSRLIITQQPVAKDLRRIIVAFKISSDLERMGDLALDVAKVTLRIQGQQLIKPLVDIPRMAEIVSVMITEAIQSYLDENTDLAYKMAQDDDQVDGLYSAMINELYAYMVEKPESLNQAMLLTLVGRYIERIADHATNIGESVVYLVTGKRPDLNQ comes from the coding sequence ATGATTCGCAGAAAAGAATTCGACAAAGATCTGGAAGAGCTGCGCACCCTGCTGCAGCAAATGGGTGAGCATGTCATCGATGCGCTGGAAGGTGCTGTGGTGGCGCTGCAGACCCAGGATATCGAACGAGCACAAGACATCGTTAAGGCAGACCTGAGGCTGAATGCGATGGAAGACAAAATTATGGACATCGGCTCACGGCTTATTATTACCCAGCAGCCGGTAGCCAAAGACCTGCGCCGTATTATTGTTGCTTTCAAAATCTCCAGCGATCTGGAGCGTATGGGCGATTTGGCTCTGGATGTGGCGAAGGTTACCCTGCGTATCCAGGGACAGCAGCTGATCAAGCCGCTGGTGGATATTCCGCGCATGGCTGAAATTGTATCGGTAATGATTACCGAGGCCATTCAGTCCTACCTGGACGAGAATACCGATCTGGCCTACAAAATGGCCCAGGACGACGATCAGGTTGACGGGTTGTACAGTGCAATGATTAATGAGCTGTATGCTTATATGGTGGAGAAGCCGGAATCCCTGAATCAGGCCATGCTGCTGACACTGGTTGGCCGTTACATTGAGCGGATTGCTGACCACGCCACCAATATTGGCGAGAGTGTCGTTTATCTGGTGACGGGCAAGCGCCCGGATCTGAACCAATAG